The Bemisia tabaci chromosome 5, PGI_BMITA_v3 genome includes a window with the following:
- the LOC109031930 gene encoding uncharacterized protein isoform X3 — translation MNNYVYLQVFYLLHIRLPYSEATLHGNSTDKSTRGLHVTTHKPSTLAVDNGNLTYFSFKKIRNSPEYVDKTHFIKWIFSPSCARYQVILAPSKFGKSTNFAMLREFLHPAHYGHSDSIKSRQEKLFQNLEIMKDTKFVAKHLMKHPVMYLDFTPFNINPAHFQDDLADLLRRASDPIRTMTSGKENLDKALFANITWRIDANWSRPSDGRALSFAYNQVYNGPIIVLIDGLNALLSRSWVMEEIMPGHVSLVVEAIGSYLFEGIFRNPNVEKILMTGRTRIAGPWKEFIADLQYTNIFDDAELASCFGFSEFDVRRIGAGVYGLTDYTLNGIKQWFDGYSVVSGEKRRTH, via the exons ATGAACAATTATGTATATTTACAAGTATTTTATCTCTTACACATTCGTCTACCCTACTCTGAAGCTACTCTTCATGGAAATAGTACAG aCAAATCTACGAGAGGCCTACATGTCACAACACACAAACCGTCCACTTTA GCAGTAGACAACGGTAATCTAACATACTTtagtttcaagaaaattagaAACTCGCCCGAATACGTGGACAAAACGCATTTCATAAAATGGATTTTTAGTCCTTCCTGCGCGCGATACCAAGTCATCCTTGCACCGAGCAAGTTCGGAAAGTCTACCAACTTCGCCATGCTTCGGGAATTCCTTCATCCGGCCCACTACGGTCACTCGGACAGCATAAAATCACGCCAGGAAAAGTTATTCCAGAATCTAGAGATCATGAAAGACACAAAATTCGTGGCGAAACATTTAATGAAACACCCCGTCATGTACCTAGACTTCACCCCTTTCAACATTAATCCCGCGCACTTTCAAGACGACCTCGCTGACCTGTTGCGAAGGGCGAGCGATCCGATCAGAACCATGACGTCAGGAAAAGAGAATCTAGATAAAGCTCTATTTGCCAACATAACGTGGAGAATCGACGCGAACTGGTCCAGACCGTCAGATGGCCGTGCATTGTCATTTGCGTACAATCAAGTGTACAACGGACCAATCATAGTCCTCATCGATGGACTCAACGCACTTCTGTCCAGATCCTGGGTCATGGAAGAAATTATGCCCGGACATGTTTCTCTCGTAGTAGAGGCGATCGGTTCGTATTTATTTGAGGGTATATTTAGAAATCCAAACgtggaaaaaatattaatgacaGGTAGAACTCGCATTGCTGGACCATGGAAAGAATTCATTGCAGACCTTCAgtatacaaatatttttgaCGATGCCGAGTTGGCTTCGTGTTTTGGCTTCAGTGAATTCGATGTTAGACGCATTGGAGCTGGAGTTTATGGTCTTACTGACTATACTTTGAATGGAATAAAGCAGTGGTTTGATGGTTACTCAGTTGTAAGTGGAGAAAAGAG
- the LOC109031939 gene encoding uncharacterized protein, protein MCPSKLLVSFTFVFIVALAHFATAKPSVSSDVVLDEEPVETVDNQKIPEPIVGGLYGAPMDVNEIFFGNLGKCAKRGEFCDENRKCCRRLKCTAFYRSPSICWR, encoded by the exons ATGTGCCCATCCAAACTTCTC GTTTCGTTTACGTTCGTCTTCATAGTTGCCCTCGCTCATTTTGCAACAGCAAAACCATCAGTGTCATCTGATGTCGTCCTCGATGAAGAACCAGTAGAAACAGTTGATAATCAGAAAATACCAGAGCCGATTGTTGGTGGTCTTTATGGGGCCCCAATGGATGTAAATGAAATCTTTTTCGGAAATCTTGGAAAATGTGCTAAGCGGGGTGAATTCTGCgatgaaaatagaaaatgttgTCGCCGTCTCAAATGTACAGCCTTTTATCGTAGTCCATCGATCTGTTGGAGATGA
- the LOC109031930 gene encoding uncharacterized protein isoform X1 has product MNNYVYLQVFYLLHIRLPYSEATLHGNSTDKSTRGLHVTTHKPSTLAVDNGNLTYFSFKKIRNSPEYVDKTHFIKWIFSPSCARYQVILAPSKFGKSTNFAMLREFLHPAHYGHSDSIKSRQEKLFQNLEIMKDTKFVAKHLMKHPVMYLDFTPFNINPAHFQDDLADLLRRASDPIRTMTSGKENLDKALFANITWRIDANWSRPSDGRALSFAYNQVYNGPIIVLIDGLNALLSRSWVMEEIMPGHVSLVVEAIGSYLFEGIFRNPNVEKILMTGRTRIAGPWKEFIADLQYTNIFDDAELASCFGFSEFDVRRIGAGVYGLTDYTLNGIKQWFDGYSVVSGEKRYGFYPLVKFFKDREYVPLSDYLEIPIFELRHLRNFTRSVDLSLQGPITIPVPEGNTGDELWDLGMYTIESNRRKNMIEGHLYLVLQYLYEIGVYSKLSGNATNMTMEVANLQIAQDLRKRIYTVQYIEFFYKTPEHAQLLYVHALSSLTQKNYTLFQTFAQSVQRLLTRSTLRNKEEVLVVMHSAIQNMYKKKKISLAKLKLLGVTSCIKNTKKVAGDNNFSQEKTDSQHVKLDILVITQYDVGILIGVEYGEKTSQSVLENMVYNDWYKAFYGDLCSRYTVQKMCLVGVSFDSHNSMTSVSYLFNSFDLSFSKTIRVSLPS; this is encoded by the exons ATGAACAATTATGTATATTTACAAGTATTTTATCTCTTACACATTCGTCTACCCTACTCTGAAGCTACTCTTCATGGAAATAGTACAG aCAAATCTACGAGAGGCCTACATGTCACAACACACAAACCGTCCACTTTA GCAGTAGACAACGGTAATCTAACATACTTtagtttcaagaaaattagaAACTCGCCCGAATACGTGGACAAAACGCATTTCATAAAATGGATTTTTAGTCCTTCCTGCGCGCGATACCAAGTCATCCTTGCACCGAGCAAGTTCGGAAAGTCTACCAACTTCGCCATGCTTCGGGAATTCCTTCATCCGGCCCACTACGGTCACTCGGACAGCATAAAATCACGCCAGGAAAAGTTATTCCAGAATCTAGAGATCATGAAAGACACAAAATTCGTGGCGAAACATTTAATGAAACACCCCGTCATGTACCTAGACTTCACCCCTTTCAACATTAATCCCGCGCACTTTCAAGACGACCTCGCTGACCTGTTGCGAAGGGCGAGCGATCCGATCAGAACCATGACGTCAGGAAAAGAGAATCTAGATAAAGCTCTATTTGCCAACATAACGTGGAGAATCGACGCGAACTGGTCCAGACCGTCAGATGGCCGTGCATTGTCATTTGCGTACAATCAAGTGTACAACGGACCAATCATAGTCCTCATCGATGGACTCAACGCACTTCTGTCCAGATCCTGGGTCATGGAAGAAATTATGCCCGGACATGTTTCTCTCGTAGTAGAGGCGATCGGTTCGTATTTATTTGAGGGTATATTTAGAAATCCAAACgtggaaaaaatattaatgacaGGTAGAACTCGCATTGCTGGACCATGGAAAGAATTCATTGCAGACCTTCAgtatacaaatatttttgaCGATGCCGAGTTGGCTTCGTGTTTTGGCTTCAGTGAATTCGATGTTAGACGCATTGGAGCTGGAGTTTATGGTCTTACTGACTATACTTTGAATGGAATAAAGCAGTGGTTTGATGGTTACTCAGTTGTAAGTGGAGAAAAGAGGTATGGTTTTTACCCtttggtcaaatttttcaaagatcgTGAGTATGTACCGTTATCCGATTATTTAGAGATTCCAATTTTCGAGTTGCGGCATCTCCGTAACTTCACGAGGTCCGTTGACTTATCACTTCAAGGACCTATAACAATCCCTGTCCCTGAAGGAAATACCGGGGATGAACTCTGGGATTTAGGGATGTACACGATTGAGTCAAATAGGAGGAAAAACATGATCGAAGGACATTTGTATTTAGTGCTACAATACCTCTACGAAATCGGCGTGTATTCCAAACTGAGCGGAAACGCAACGAACATGACGATGGAAGTTGCTAACTTACAAATCGCGCAAGATCTTAGAAAACGAATTTACACGGTCCAGTACATAGAATTCTTTTATAAAACACCAGAACATGCTCAACTTTTGTACGTACACGCGTTGAGCTCTTTAACACAGAAGAATTACACTTTGTTTCAAACCTTCGCCCAGAGCGTACAAAGACTTCTTACTCGCTCAACTCTTAGAAATAAGGAGGAAGTGCTAGTCGTAATGCATAGTGCAATTCAAAATATgtataagaagaaaaaaattagcctGGCGAAATTGAAATTGCTTGGAGTTACGTCatgtattaaaaatacaaaaaaagttgCGGGAGATAATAATTTTTCGCAGGAAAAGACGGATTCTCAACATGTTAAATTGGACATATTAGTGATAACTCAATATGATGTGGGAATACTGATTGGAGTAGAATATGGAGAGAAAACTTCTCAAAGCGTACTTGAAAATATGGTATACAATGATTGGTATAAAGCGTTTTATGGTGATTTGTGTAGTCGGTACACGGTACAGAAAATGTGTTTAGTTGGCGTGAGTTTCGACTCTCACAATAGTATGACATCAGTATCctatttatttaattcttttgaTTTGTCGTTTTCTAAAACTATACGTGTGTCCCTCCCAAGCTAG
- the LOC109031930 gene encoding uncharacterized protein isoform X2: protein MNNYVYLQVFYLLHIRLPYSEATLHGNSTDKSTRGLHVTTHKPSTLAVDNGNLTYFSFKKIRNSPEYVDKTHFIKWIFSPSCARYQVILAPSKFGKSTNFAMLREFLHPAHYGHSDSIKSRQEKLFQNLEIMKDTKFVAKHLMKHPVMYLDFTPFNINPAHFQDDLADLLRRASDPIRTMTSGKENLDKALFANITWRIDANWSRPSDGRALSFAYNQVYNGPIIVLIDGLNALLSRSWVMEEIMPGHVSLVVEAIGSYLFEGIFRNPNVEKILMTGRTRIAGPWKEFIADLQYTNIFDDAELASCFGFSEFDVRRIGAGVYGLTDYTLNGIKQWFDGYSVVSGEKRISWMSSRKLGLGTRS from the exons ATGAACAATTATGTATATTTACAAGTATTTTATCTCTTACACATTCGTCTACCCTACTCTGAAGCTACTCTTCATGGAAATAGTACAG aCAAATCTACGAGAGGCCTACATGTCACAACACACAAACCGTCCACTTTA GCAGTAGACAACGGTAATCTAACATACTTtagtttcaagaaaattagaAACTCGCCCGAATACGTGGACAAAACGCATTTCATAAAATGGATTTTTAGTCCTTCCTGCGCGCGATACCAAGTCATCCTTGCACCGAGCAAGTTCGGAAAGTCTACCAACTTCGCCATGCTTCGGGAATTCCTTCATCCGGCCCACTACGGTCACTCGGACAGCATAAAATCACGCCAGGAAAAGTTATTCCAGAATCTAGAGATCATGAAAGACACAAAATTCGTGGCGAAACATTTAATGAAACACCCCGTCATGTACCTAGACTTCACCCCTTTCAACATTAATCCCGCGCACTTTCAAGACGACCTCGCTGACCTGTTGCGAAGGGCGAGCGATCCGATCAGAACCATGACGTCAGGAAAAGAGAATCTAGATAAAGCTCTATTTGCCAACATAACGTGGAGAATCGACGCGAACTGGTCCAGACCGTCAGATGGCCGTGCATTGTCATTTGCGTACAATCAAGTGTACAACGGACCAATCATAGTCCTCATCGATGGACTCAACGCACTTCTGTCCAGATCCTGGGTCATGGAAGAAATTATGCCCGGACATGTTTCTCTCGTAGTAGAGGCGATCGGTTCGTATTTATTTGAGGGTATATTTAGAAATCCAAACgtggaaaaaatattaatgacaGGTAGAACTCGCATTGCTGGACCATGGAAAGAATTCATTGCAGACCTTCAgtatacaaatatttttgaCGATGCCGAGTTGGCTTCGTGTTTTGGCTTCAGTGAATTCGATGTTAGACGCATTGGAGCTGGAGTTTATGGTCTTACTGACTATACTTTGAATGGAATAAAGCAGTGGTTTGATGGTTACTCAGTTGTAAGTGGAGAAAAGAG